A region of Paractinoplanes abujensis DNA encodes the following proteins:
- the groES gene encoding co-chaperone GroES, translating to MPVTTATKVAIKPLEDRIVVQANEAETTTASGIVIPDTAKEKPQEGTVLAVGPGRIDDKGNRIPVDVKVGETVLYSKYGGTEVKYAGEEYLVLSARDVLAVIEK from the coding sequence ATGCCCGTGACTACCGCGACCAAGGTTGCGATCAAGCCGCTCGAGGACCGCATCGTGGTCCAGGCGAACGAGGCTGAGACGACCACGGCGTCGGGCATCGTGATCCCCGACACCGCCAAGGAGAAGCCGCAGGAGGGCACCGTCCTCGCTGTCGGCCCCGGCCGCATCGACGACAAGGGCAACCGCATCCCGGTTGACGTCAAGGTCGGCGAGACGGTCCTCTACTCGAAGTACGGCGGCACCGAGGTCAAGTACGCCGGCGAGGAGTACCTGGTGCTCTCCGCCCGCGACGTCCTCGCGGTCATCGAGAAGTGA
- the ybaK gene encoding Cys-tRNA(Pro) deacylase, whose translation MAKKAAAGTPATALLTAQKVEHTLHPYEVSPEAPNYGALVAEALGVGAERVFKTLIAEVDGELVVGVVPVTGDLDLKALAHAAGGKRANLADRAAAERSSGYVRGGISPLGQRRKLPTVVDDSAVALDRMYVSAGRRGLQVALAPADLIRLTEAVTATIRT comes from the coding sequence ATGGCGAAGAAGGCCGCGGCCGGCACCCCGGCCACCGCGCTGCTCACCGCACAGAAGGTGGAGCACACCCTGCATCCGTACGAGGTCTCGCCGGAGGCGCCGAACTACGGCGCGCTCGTGGCCGAGGCGCTCGGGGTGGGGGCCGAGCGGGTCTTCAAGACGCTCATCGCGGAGGTCGACGGCGAGCTGGTCGTGGGCGTCGTGCCGGTGACCGGTGACCTGGATCTGAAGGCGCTCGCGCACGCCGCCGGGGGTAAACGGGCAAACCTTGCTGATCGCGCGGCCGCGGAGCGCAGCAGTGGTTACGTGCGAGGCGGGATCAGCCCGCTCGGGCAGCGTAGGAAACTGCCCACTGTCGTCGACGACTCGGCTGTTGCTCTCGATCGGATGTATGTCTCGGCGGGCCGTCGCGGGCTTCAGGTGGCCCTCGCGCCGGCCGACCTCATCCGCCTCACGGAAGCGGTTACGGCGACAATTCGGACATAA
- the groL gene encoding chaperonin GroEL (60 kDa chaperone family; promotes refolding of misfolded polypeptides especially under stressful conditions; forms two stacked rings of heptamers to form a barrel-shaped 14mer; ends can be capped by GroES; misfolded proteins enter the barrel where they are refolded when GroES binds) produces MAKILSFSDDARHLLEHGVNSLADTVKVTLGPRGRNVVLDKKFGAPTITNDGVTIAKEIELTDPYQNLGAQLVKEVATKTNDVAGDGTTTATVLAQALVREGLRNVTAGANPIGLKRGMDQAAEVVSKALLAKAVEVADHKAIANVATISAQDATIGELIAEAMDRVGRDGVITVEEGSAMATELDVTEGLQFDKGFISPNFVTDAESQEAVLEDAHILITTQKISSIEEMLPLLEKVLQSSKPLLIIAEDVEGQALSTLVVNALRKTLKVAAVKAPGFGDRRKAMLQDLAIATGGELIAPELGYKLDQVTLDMLGTARRVVVDKENTTIVDGGGKSSDVTDRVAQIRKEIEASDSDWDREKLQERLAKLSGGIAVIKVGAATEVEMKERKHRIEDAIAATKAAVEEGTVPGGGAALAQVATELDGGLGLTGEEAIGVTIVRKALVEPLRWIAQNAGHDGYVVVGKVAELGWGHGLNAATDEYVDLAAAGIIDPVKVTRNAVSNAVSIAGLLLTTESLVVDKPAEPEPAAGGGHGHSHGGHGHQHGPGF; encoded by the coding sequence ATGGCGAAGATTCTCAGCTTCTCTGACGACGCCCGCCACCTGCTCGAGCACGGCGTCAACTCGCTCGCCGACACGGTCAAGGTCACCCTCGGCCCGCGTGGCCGCAACGTCGTCCTGGACAAGAAGTTCGGCGCGCCCACGATCACCAACGACGGTGTCACCATCGCCAAGGAGATCGAGCTCACCGACCCGTACCAGAACCTCGGTGCGCAGCTGGTCAAGGAGGTGGCGACCAAGACCAACGACGTCGCCGGCGACGGGACCACCACCGCCACCGTGCTGGCCCAGGCGCTCGTGCGCGAGGGCCTGCGCAACGTGACGGCGGGCGCCAACCCGATCGGCCTCAAGCGCGGCATGGACCAGGCCGCCGAGGTCGTCTCCAAGGCGCTGCTGGCCAAGGCCGTCGAGGTCGCCGACCACAAGGCGATCGCCAACGTGGCCACCATCTCGGCCCAGGACGCCACGATCGGCGAGCTCATCGCCGAGGCGATGGACCGGGTCGGCCGCGACGGTGTCATCACCGTCGAGGAGGGCTCGGCCATGGCCACCGAGCTCGACGTCACCGAAGGTCTGCAGTTCGACAAGGGCTTCATCTCGCCGAACTTCGTGACCGACGCCGAGTCGCAGGAAGCCGTCCTCGAGGACGCGCACATCCTGATCACGACCCAGAAGATCTCCAGCATCGAGGAAATGCTCCCGCTGCTGGAGAAGGTGCTGCAGTCCAGCAAGCCGCTGCTGATCATCGCGGAGGACGTCGAGGGCCAGGCCCTGTCCACGCTGGTGGTCAACGCGCTGCGCAAGACGCTGAAGGTGGCCGCCGTCAAGGCGCCTGGCTTCGGCGACCGCCGCAAGGCGATGCTGCAGGACCTGGCGATCGCCACCGGTGGCGAGCTGATCGCCCCCGAGCTGGGCTACAAGCTCGACCAGGTCACCCTCGACATGCTGGGCACCGCCCGGCGCGTCGTGGTCGACAAGGAGAACACCACGATCGTCGACGGCGGCGGCAAGTCCTCCGACGTCACCGACCGGGTCGCGCAGATCCGCAAGGAGATCGAGGCCTCCGACTCCGACTGGGACCGCGAGAAGCTCCAGGAGCGGCTGGCCAAGCTCTCCGGCGGCATCGCGGTGATCAAGGTCGGCGCCGCCACCGAGGTCGAGATGAAGGAGCGCAAGCACCGCATCGAGGACGCCATCGCGGCGACCAAGGCCGCGGTCGAGGAAGGCACCGTCCCCGGCGGCGGCGCCGCCCTGGCCCAGGTGGCCACGGAGCTCGACGGCGGTCTGGGCCTCACCGGCGAGGAGGCCATCGGCGTCACCATCGTCCGCAAGGCGCTGGTGGAGCCGCTGCGCTGGATCGCGCAGAACGCCGGCCACGACGGCTACGTCGTGGTGGGCAAGGTCGCCGAGCTGGGCTGGGGCCACGGCCTCAACGCGGCCACCGACGAATACGTCGACCTGGCCGCGGCCGGCATCATCGACCCGGTCAAGGTGACCCGCAACGCGGTCTCCAACGCCGTCTCGATCGCCGGTCTGCTCCTGACCACGGAAAGCCTCGTGGTCGACAAGCCGGCCGAGCCCGAGCCCGCCGCCGGCGGCGGCCACGGCCACAGCCACGGTGGTCACGGCCACCAGCACGGCCCCGGCTTCTGA
- the rimI gene encoding ribosomal protein S18-alanine N-acetyltransferase has translation MRVERFRWWHIAEVVPLERDLFGDEKWTAAMFWNELAQRNFYVVALGDEDEVLGYGGLAATVDEAWVQNIAVRKSGQRRGTGRRLLEALLDEAHRLGIKQTLLEVAVDNEPAQRLYATYDFEPVGIRRGYYQPSNTDALVMMRNG, from the coding sequence ATGCGGGTCGAGCGTTTCCGCTGGTGGCACATCGCCGAGGTGGTCCCGTTGGAACGAGACCTGTTCGGTGACGAGAAGTGGACGGCGGCGATGTTCTGGAACGAGCTCGCCCAGCGCAACTTCTACGTCGTCGCGCTCGGTGACGAGGACGAGGTGCTCGGCTACGGCGGGCTGGCCGCCACCGTGGACGAGGCGTGGGTGCAGAACATCGCCGTCCGCAAGTCCGGCCAGCGCCGCGGCACCGGGCGCAGGCTGCTCGAGGCGTTGCTCGACGAGGCCCACCGGCTCGGCATCAAGCAGACCCTGCTCGAGGTGGCGGTCGACAACGAGCCGGCCCAGCGTCTCTACGCCACGTACGATTTCGAGCCCGTCGGCATCCGGCGCGGCTATTACCAACCGAGCAACACGGACGCCCTGGTGATGATGCGCAATGGCTGA
- a CDS encoding DUF1707 SHOCT-like domain-containing protein: protein MEIRASDEDRERTVADLERHAGAGRLTLDEFAERAKVAHGARTLDELAAVVHDLPAESGAAANTQEPSRDLLILLAVAAATLVLLGFLIALIRS, encoded by the coding sequence GTGGAAATCCGTGCTTCCGACGAAGATCGCGAGCGCACGGTGGCCGACCTCGAGCGGCACGCCGGCGCGGGCCGCCTCACGCTGGACGAGTTCGCCGAGCGCGCGAAGGTCGCTCACGGCGCGCGCACCCTGGACGAGCTGGCCGCCGTCGTGCACGACCTGCCCGCCGAGTCGGGCGCCGCCGCCAACACTCAGGAACCGAGCCGCGACCTGCTGATCCTCCTGGCGGTGGCCGCCGCCACGCTTGTCCTGCTCGGCTTCTTGATCGCGCTGATCCGCTCCTGA
- the tsaD gene encoding tRNA (adenosine(37)-N6)-threonylcarbamoyltransferase complex transferase subunit TsaD, with translation MADEPLVLGIETSCDETGIGIVRGHTLLADALASSVDQHARFGGVVPEVASRAHLEAIVPTMQRALDEAKVTLADIDAIAVTSGPGLAGALLVGVAAAKGYALAADKPVYGVNHLAAHVAVDTLEHGPLPEPAIAMLVSGGHSSLLLVDDLTNGVTPLGATIDDAAGEAFDKVARLLGLGFPGGPIIDRTAREGDPASIAFPRGLTAPKDLAAHRFDFSFSGLKTAVARWVEARERAGEPVPIADVSASFQEAVCDVLTAKAIEACRTNGVQTLVIGGGVAANSRLRVLAEERAAKHGIEVRVPRPALCTDNGAMVAALGSRLVAAGVAPSRLDLPADSAMPLTAVSVAG, from the coding sequence ATGGCTGACGAGCCCCTGGTCCTCGGGATCGAGACCTCCTGCGACGAGACCGGCATCGGCATCGTGCGCGGGCACACCCTGCTGGCCGACGCGCTGGCGTCCAGTGTGGACCAGCATGCCCGGTTCGGCGGCGTCGTGCCCGAGGTGGCCAGCCGGGCCCACCTGGAGGCGATCGTGCCGACCATGCAACGCGCGCTCGACGAGGCCAAGGTCACCCTGGCCGACATCGACGCGATCGCCGTCACCAGCGGACCGGGTCTGGCCGGGGCCCTGCTCGTCGGGGTGGCCGCGGCCAAAGGGTACGCGTTGGCCGCCGACAAGCCGGTCTACGGCGTCAACCACTTGGCGGCGCACGTGGCCGTCGACACGCTCGAACACGGCCCGCTGCCCGAACCCGCGATCGCCATGCTGGTCTCGGGTGGACACTCGTCGTTGCTCCTGGTCGACGACCTCACCAACGGGGTCACGCCGCTGGGGGCCACCATCGACGACGCCGCCGGCGAGGCGTTCGACAAGGTGGCGCGCCTGCTCGGGCTCGGCTTCCCCGGTGGGCCGATCATCGACCGTACGGCCAGGGAAGGGGACCCGGCGTCGATCGCGTTCCCTCGCGGTCTCACCGCACCCAAGGACCTCGCCGCCCACCGCTTCGACTTCTCGTTCTCCGGGCTCAAGACGGCTGTGGCCCGCTGGGTCGAGGCGCGCGAACGCGCCGGCGAACCGGTGCCGATCGCCGACGTCTCGGCCTCGTTCCAGGAGGCGGTGTGTGACGTGCTCACCGCGAAGGCGATCGAGGCGTGCCGGACCAACGGCGTACAGACCTTGGTCATCGGCGGTGGCGTGGCGGCCAACTCGCGGCTGCGGGTGCTGGCTGAGGAGCGCGCGGCCAAGCACGGCATCGAGGTGCGGGTGCCCCGGCCGGCGCTCTGCACCGACAACGGCGCGATGGTGGCGGCGCTCGGCTCACGGCTCGTGGCGGCCGGGGTGGCGCCGAGTCGTCTCGATCTGCCTGCAGACTCGGCGATGCCATTGACCGCGGTCAGCGTGGCGGGGTAG
- a CDS encoding sugar ABC transporter substrate-binding protein produces MRKGMFALAAVSLLATGSIAACGGDDSGTPSGSGASGDNSAAGKVGIILPDTKSSQRWGTDDPKFLKAAFDAAGVQVEIQNAQGDKTQFQTIADGMISSGVSVLMIVNLDSGTGKAVLEKAKKAGIATIDYDRLTLSGGADYYVSFDNVKVGQLQGEGLVKCLEDKKYQKPVVAELNGSPTDNNATLFAQGYDSVLDPKYADGTFQKGPNQDVPDWDNAQAGTIFEQMLTSNKNIKGVLAANDGLGNAAISVLKKNKLNGQVPVTGQDATVQGLQNILAGDQCMTVYKAIKKEADAASELAIALAKKQKPTTATGTTKDPESGKDVPSVLLDPQSITKENVKDVIADGFVTKDAVCTADFAKACTEAGIS; encoded by the coding sequence ATGCGTAAGGGAATGTTCGCCCTTGCCGCGGTGAGCCTGCTGGCCACCGGCAGCATCGCCGCCTGCGGCGGCGACGACAGTGGCACCCCCTCCGGCAGCGGCGCCAGCGGCGACAACTCCGCCGCGGGCAAGGTCGGCATCATCCTGCCCGACACCAAGAGCTCGCAGCGGTGGGGCACCGACGACCCGAAGTTCCTCAAGGCGGCGTTCGACGCGGCCGGCGTTCAGGTTGAGATCCAGAACGCGCAGGGTGACAAGACTCAGTTCCAGACCATCGCCGACGGCATGATCTCGAGCGGCGTCAGCGTCCTCATGATCGTCAACCTGGACTCCGGCACCGGTAAGGCCGTCCTCGAGAAGGCCAAGAAGGCCGGTATCGCGACGATCGACTACGACCGCCTGACCCTGAGCGGCGGCGCCGACTACTACGTGTCCTTCGACAACGTGAAGGTCGGCCAGCTCCAGGGCGAGGGCCTGGTCAAGTGCCTCGAGGACAAGAAGTACCAGAAGCCGGTCGTCGCCGAGCTCAACGGCTCCCCGACCGACAACAACGCCACCCTGTTCGCCCAGGGCTACGACAGCGTCCTCGACCCCAAGTACGCCGACGGCACCTTCCAGAAGGGCCCGAACCAGGACGTTCCGGACTGGGACAACGCGCAGGCCGGCACCATCTTCGAGCAGATGCTGACCTCGAACAAGAACATCAAGGGCGTTCTGGCGGCGAACGACGGTCTCGGCAACGCGGCCATCTCGGTGCTGAAGAAGAACAAGCTCAACGGCCAGGTCCCGGTCACCGGCCAGGACGCGACCGTTCAGGGTCTGCAGAACATCCTCGCCGGCGACCAGTGCATGACGGTCTACAAGGCGATCAAGAAGGAGGCCGACGCGGCTTCCGAGCTGGCGATCGCCCTGGCCAAGAAGCAGAAGCCGACCACGGCCACCGGTACCACCAAGGACCCGGAGTCGGGCAAGGACGTCCCCTCGGTGCTGCTCGACCCGCAGTCGATCACCAAGGAGAACGTCAAGGACGTCATCGCTGACGGCTTCGTGACCAAGGACGCGGTCTGCACCGCCGACTTCGCCAAGGCCTGCACCGAAGCGGGAATCAGCTGA
- a CDS encoding ABC transporter ATP-binding protein, producing the protein MSTLLPVAGSAQVRRYARDLLRRYPRALGLTIGLHVLAAVAGLVGPRLLGDLVEAIRHGEGIGVVDRLAAMIAGFVVLQAVLVRFAYVASAQLGERILARLREEFVERVLALPLSTVERAGSGDLLTRTTRDVDALSRCVRLAVPETMIALITVALVVGALVLTGPLLALPLLIAVPIIVVGTRWYLRRAPAGYLRQNAVYSTVTDGLAETVEGARTVDALRRQQQRIDRSDADLRVSWAAEKYTLFLRTVWFPVIEVSYVLPVVATLLVGGWLYLHGTVSLGQLTAAVIYVQLLIDPLDRLLGWLDEVQIGAASLARLLGVAADDEAPAATAAEPKGARIEVRDLRFSYVAGREVLHGIDLTLEPGERLAVVGPSGAGKSTLGRLLAGVHEPTGGTITVGGVPLPELPLDRLRTEVALVTQEHHVFIGTVRDNIAMVRPGAAEDEVRSALSAVHALEWALALPAGLETVVGAGGHPLTAAQAQQLALARLVLADPHTLVLDEATSLLDPRAARDLERSLAAVLHGRTVVAIAHRLFSAHDADRVAVVEDGRITELGSHDELVAANGPYAALWRSWHGERIPDPGEPAPATR; encoded by the coding sequence ATGAGCACCTTGCTGCCCGTCGCGGGCTCCGCCCAGGTCCGGCGCTACGCCCGTGACCTGCTGCGCCGCTATCCCCGAGCGCTCGGCCTGACCATCGGGCTGCATGTGCTGGCCGCCGTCGCGGGTCTGGTCGGGCCGCGCCTGCTGGGCGATCTGGTCGAGGCGATCCGGCACGGTGAGGGCATCGGCGTGGTCGACCGGCTGGCCGCCATGATCGCCGGGTTCGTCGTGCTGCAGGCGGTGCTGGTCCGCTTCGCCTATGTGGCGTCGGCCCAGCTCGGCGAGCGGATCCTGGCCCGGCTCCGCGAGGAGTTCGTCGAGCGGGTGCTCGCACTGCCGTTGTCCACGGTGGAGCGCGCGGGCTCCGGAGACCTGCTGACCCGGACCACCCGGGATGTCGACGCGCTGTCGCGATGTGTGCGGCTCGCGGTGCCCGAGACGATGATCGCGCTGATCACCGTGGCCCTGGTGGTCGGCGCGCTCGTGCTGACCGGACCGCTGCTCGCGTTGCCGCTGCTCATCGCCGTGCCCATCATCGTGGTGGGCACGCGGTGGTATCTGCGCCGGGCCCCCGCGGGCTATCTGCGGCAGAACGCGGTCTACTCCACTGTGACCGACGGGCTGGCCGAGACGGTCGAGGGCGCCCGCACGGTCGACGCGCTGCGCCGCCAACAACAGCGGATCGATCGCTCCGACGCCGACCTGCGTGTGTCGTGGGCCGCCGAGAAATACACACTCTTCCTCCGTACGGTGTGGTTCCCCGTCATCGAGGTGAGCTATGTGCTGCCGGTGGTCGCGACCCTGCTCGTCGGCGGCTGGCTCTATCTGCACGGCACGGTGTCGCTGGGCCAGCTGACGGCCGCGGTGATCTATGTGCAGTTGCTGATCGACCCGCTCGACCGGCTGCTCGGCTGGCTCGACGAGGTGCAGATCGGCGCGGCCTCGCTGGCCCGGCTGCTCGGCGTGGCCGCCGACGACGAGGCCCCGGCCGCGACCGCCGCCGAGCCGAAGGGGGCTCGCATCGAGGTCCGCGACCTGCGCTTCTCCTATGTGGCCGGGCGGGAGGTGCTGCACGGCATCGACCTGACCCTCGAACCGGGGGAGCGGCTCGCCGTCGTCGGGCCGTCCGGCGCGGGCAAGTCGACACTGGGCCGCCTGTTGGCCGGCGTGCATGAGCCGACCGGCGGCACGATCACGGTGGGCGGGGTGCCGCTGCCCGAGTTGCCGCTCGACCGGCTGCGCACCGAGGTGGCGCTGGTGACGCAGGAACATCACGTGTTCATAGGGACGGTCCGCGACAACATCGCGATGGTGCGGCCCGGCGCCGCGGAGGACGAGGTGCGGTCGGCGTTGTCCGCCGTGCACGCGCTGGAGTGGGCGCTCGCGCTGCCCGCGGGGCTCGAGACGGTCGTCGGCGCGGGCGGTCACCCGTTGACGGCGGCGCAGGCGCAGCAGCTCGCGCTGGCCCGGCTGGTGCTGGCCGACCCGCACACGCTGGTGCTCGACGAGGCCACGTCGCTGCTCGACCCGCGGGCCGCCCGCGATCTCGAACGTTCGCTGGCGGCCGTGCTGCACGGGCGCACGGTCGTGGCGATCGCGCACCGCCTGTTCTCGGCCCACGACGCCGACCGGGTGGCGGTGGTCGAGGACGGGCGCATCACCGAGCTGGGTTCGCACGACGAGCTGGTGGCGGCCAACGGCCCGTACGCGGCGTTGTGGCGCTCCTGGCACGGCGAACGCATCCCTGACCCGGGCGAGCCGGCCCCGGCGACCCGCTGA
- a CDS encoding ABC transporter ATP-binding protein, with translation MRNLPEADPGPPDDRSPVRYLRWLISRYRRSVYAAIVLAILWMLCQAFVPAIVGKAIDAATGSDRRGLLIWSSALLAAGIGQAAFGIGRHRFAVVNFVGGMFSTVQITVRKASRLGSALSRRLDTGEVVAIGTADIRQIGAAIDITARGTGSLLAVVTVAVILLTTSVPLGLVVVLGVPLLMSIVALLIRPLHGRQQATREQQGLLTGRAADLVGGLRVLRGVGGEAVMGERYREESQVLRAAGVRTARVESLLEAAQVLLPGIFLVLVTWLGARFALDGHITVGQLVSFYAYAAFLVTPLRQLTEAIDKLTRGHVSARRVVSMLRARTDLPDPAAPVGADRLRGPLTDPASGVTIRPGRTTAIVATVPAEAAAIADRLGRYADGALADGVPLGSFELAAVRERILVADNDARLFTGPLLADLDPGGTGRLPDALHTAAATDIVEALHDGLDSEVAERGRTFSGGQQQRLRLARALVADPETLILVEPTSAVDAHSEARIADRLVSARAGRTTVICTSSPLVLDRTDQVVFVDQGRVVSVGTHRDLLHDEPLYARTVLREETA, from the coding sequence ATGAGGAACCTTCCCGAGGCCGATCCCGGCCCACCCGACGACCGCTCACCCGTCCGATATCTACGCTGGCTGATCAGCCGTTACCGGCGATCGGTGTACGCGGCGATCGTGCTGGCCATCCTCTGGATGCTCTGCCAGGCCTTCGTTCCCGCCATCGTCGGCAAGGCAATCGACGCCGCCACCGGTAGCGACCGCCGAGGCCTGCTCATCTGGAGTTCGGCGCTGCTCGCGGCGGGCATCGGGCAGGCCGCGTTCGGCATCGGGCGGCACCGGTTCGCAGTGGTCAACTTCGTGGGCGGCATGTTCAGCACGGTCCAGATCACGGTGCGCAAGGCGAGCCGGCTGGGGTCGGCGCTGTCCCGGCGGCTCGACACCGGCGAGGTCGTCGCGATCGGCACGGCCGACATCCGGCAGATCGGCGCCGCGATCGACATCACCGCCCGCGGCACCGGGTCGTTGCTGGCCGTCGTCACCGTCGCCGTCATCCTGCTCACCACGTCGGTGCCGCTCGGCCTCGTCGTGGTGCTGGGTGTGCCGCTGCTGATGTCGATCGTCGCCCTGCTCATCCGGCCCCTGCACGGCCGTCAGCAGGCCACCCGCGAGCAGCAGGGGCTGCTCACCGGGCGCGCGGCCGATCTGGTGGGCGGCCTGCGGGTGCTCCGCGGCGTGGGTGGCGAGGCAGTCATGGGCGAGCGCTACCGCGAGGAGTCGCAGGTGCTGCGTGCGGCCGGGGTGCGCACGGCGCGGGTCGAGTCGCTCCTCGAGGCGGCCCAGGTGCTGCTGCCGGGCATCTTCCTGGTGCTGGTCACGTGGCTGGGGGCCAGGTTCGCGCTCGACGGGCACATCACCGTGGGCCAGCTGGTCTCCTTCTACGCGTACGCGGCCTTCCTGGTCACGCCGTTGCGGCAGCTCACCGAGGCGATCGACAAGCTGACCCGCGGCCACGTCTCGGCCCGGCGGGTGGTGTCGATGCTCCGCGCGCGCACCGACCTGCCCGACCCCGCGGCCCCGGTCGGCGCCGACCGGTTGCGCGGCCCGCTGACCGACCCGGCGTCCGGGGTGACGATCCGGCCCGGCCGCACGACGGCAATCGTCGCCACCGTGCCCGCCGAGGCCGCCGCGATCGCCGACCGGCTGGGGCGGTATGCCGACGGCGCGCTGGCCGACGGGGTGCCGCTGGGCTCGTTCGAGCTGGCCGCCGTGCGCGAGCGGATTCTGGTCGCCGACAACGACGCCCGCTTGTTCACCGGGCCGCTGCTCGCCGACCTCGACCCAGGCGGCACCGGCCGTCTCCCTGACGCGCTGCACACCGCGGCGGCCACCGACATCGTCGAGGCGCTGCACGACGGCCTCGACAGCGAAGTGGCCGAGCGCGGTCGCACGTTCTCCGGCGGTCAGCAGCAACGCCTGCGGCTGGCCCGGGCGCTGGTGGCCGACCCCGAGACGCTGATCCTGGTCGAGCCCACGAGCGCGGTCGACGCCCACAGCGAGGCCCGCATCGCCGACCGGCTGGTGAGCGCCCGGGCCGGCCGCACGACGGTGATCTGCACGTCCAGCCCGCTCGTGCTCGACCGCACCGACCAGGTCGTCTTCGTCGACCAGGGCCGCGTCGTGTCCGTCGGCACCCACCGCGACCTGCTCCACGACGAGCCCCTTTACGCCCGCACGGTGCTGCGGGAGGAGACGGCATGA
- a CDS encoding class I SAM-dependent methyltransferase, which translates to MTASLRTPEGVNALALASEIAAGDPLAAASALRSRGVPPELAAAALTQVDLRRRATAKFGPDAESMFFTRAGLEQATRAVVSNRRAARLAAAGVQTLADLGCGLGSDAIAAARAGIEVYAVDADPVTAELAAANVEALGLGDRVRVECADATTVRVEGFDAVFADPARRKAGRGRVFDPKSYSPPWDFVVGLAARVPRTVLKLAPGIDHDLLPPGAEGEWVSVGGDLVEAAFWCGPLAATPRRATLLPGSAAMSGARGVELTGSGTLRAPVGGVGAFLYDPDPAVVRSHLVAEFAESIGGRLADPDIAYVYTDDARLTPYGRRLEITDVLGFSLKRLRALLRERGVGRLEIRKRGSALEPDQLRRDLKLSGPGAASMVLTRVAGAPTVILCRP; encoded by the coding sequence GTGACCGCCTCACTGCGTACCCCCGAAGGGGTGAACGCCCTGGCCCTGGCGAGCGAGATCGCCGCCGGGGACCCGCTGGCCGCGGCGTCCGCGCTGCGCTCGCGGGGGGTGCCGCCCGAGCTGGCCGCGGCCGCGCTGACGCAGGTCGATCTGCGGCGCCGCGCGACCGCCAAGTTCGGCCCCGACGCGGAGTCGATGTTCTTCACGCGGGCCGGTCTCGAACAGGCGACCCGGGCGGTGGTGTCGAACCGGCGGGCGGCCCGGCTGGCCGCGGCGGGCGTGCAGACCTTGGCCGACCTCGGCTGCGGGCTGGGTTCCGACGCGATCGCCGCGGCGCGGGCCGGGATCGAGGTGTACGCCGTCGACGCCGACCCGGTCACGGCCGAGCTCGCCGCGGCCAACGTCGAGGCGCTGGGGCTGGGCGATCGGGTCCGGGTGGAATGCGCGGACGCGACGACCGTACGGGTGGAAGGATTTGACGCCGTTTTCGCCGATCCGGCGCGCCGGAAGGCCGGGCGTGGGCGCGTTTTCGACCCGAAGTCCTACTCGCCGCCGTGGGATTTCGTCGTGGGCCTGGCCGCCCGGGTGCCCCGTACGGTGCTCAAGCTGGCTCCGGGGATCGATCACGACTTGCTGCCGCCGGGCGCGGAGGGGGAGTGGGTGAGTGTGGGCGGTGACCTGGTGGAGGCCGCGTTCTGGTGCGGGCCGCTCGCCGCGACGCCGCGCCGCGCGACTTTACTGCCGGGTAGCGCCGCAATGTCCGGCGCACGGGGTGTCGAGCTGACCGGGAGCGGGACGCTGCGGGCGCCCGTGGGTGGTGTCGGCGCTTTCCTGTACGACCCTGACCCCGCTGTGGTGCGGTCCCATCTGGTGGCCGAGTTCGCCGAGAGCATCGGCGGGCGGCTGGCCGACCCCGACATCGCGTACGTCTACACCGATGACGCGCGCCTGACCCCGTACGGGAGAAGGTTGGAAATCACTGACGTGCTCGGGTTCTCGCTCAAGCGGCTGCGCGCCCTGCTGCGGGAGCGTGGTGTGGGCCGGCTCGAGATCCGCAAGCGCGGCTCGGCCCTGGAGCCGGATCAGCTGCGTCGCGATCTCAAACTGTCCGGCCCGGGGGCGGCTTCGATGGTGCTGACCCGGGTGGCGGGTGCCCCGACGGTGATCCTGTGCCGGCCGTGA